The window AGCACGATATCGGCGAAATTTTTGAGAAATCTGGGGCGCCGGACCGGGGCGCCGTGATCGATCGGTCGAGCGTTTGTTGCGGGAGCGCTCTCTACCTGGCAATTCAGACCTTTCGCTGGTCTGGCGAGGTCTCTGCCAGCCCGTCCTTCGATCACCTGCCTGGGAGCGCTACCTAGGAGGGAGAGCGCTCTCCGGTCGCCTCCTCGAATTGACAGAGGTGATGATCCGGTTAAGAGTGGGTTGCAAGGGAGCGCTCTCTTCGTCCAGATGACACCAGCCCGTCATGGGTTGATGCCATTCGTCCTACTCCGCGAAGGAGGACTGATGGATCGGGCTCCTACTGCTCCAAGCATTGGTCGGCGGCACGGGATCGCCACGCTGACCGCGTTGGTCGCCCTGCTCGGCGGCTATTTGACCGTCACGCCGGGCGCGGCCAGCGCCGCCGAGGAAGGGCTGCTGTCGTACGGCAAGCCGGCTGTCGCCTCGACCGACCAGAGCGACGTGAACTGCTTCGAGTGCACACCCGACAAGGCGTTCGACCTCGACCCGGCGAGCCGGTGGGCAACCAGTTCCACCACGGGCTGGGTCGACCCAGGTTGGATCTACGTCGACCTCGGTGCCACCGCCACGGTGAACCAGGTGGTCCTCCAGTGGGATCCGGCGTACGCGGCCGCGTACCAGATCCAGGTCTCGCCCGATGCGACCACCTGGACCACGATCTACTCCACCACCACCGGTCGGGGCTTCAAGGAAACGATCAACGCCACCGGCACCGGTCGCTACGTGCGGATGTACGGCACCGCCCGGTCCGGGCCGTACGGCTACTCGCTCTACGAATTCAAGGTGTACGGGACCGGCGGCAACCCGACCGCCCCGCCCGCGCAGCCGGCCGACCCGACGTTCCCGGCCACGGAGCTGGTCTGGAGTGACGAGTTCAACGGTGCCGCCGGCAGCAAGCCGGACCCGGCGAAGTGGACCATCGACCCGGGCACCGGGCAGAACAACGAGGTCCAGTACTACACCGACAACAACAACGCCAACATGGACGGCAACGGCTCGCTCGTCCTGGAAGCGCGGCGCGAAACCGCTGGTGGGCGTGACTACACATCGCACCGGATGAACACCGGCGGCAAGTTCACCGTCCAGTACGGGCGGGTCGAGGCCCGGGTCAAGGTGCCGAAGGGCAACGGGTTGTGGCCGGCCTTCTGGATGATGGGCGCCGACTTCCTCACCGGCCGCCCGTGGCCGTACAACGGTGAGATCGACATCATGGAGGTCCTCGGCCGCAACACCCTGGAGGGCTACTCCACCCTCCACGCACCGCAGTACAACGGCGGTGGCGGCTACGGGCAGAAGTATCCGGCGCCCGGCGGGGTCGACCTGGCCGACGACTTCCACATCTGGTCCGCCGAGTGGGACAGCCGGGGCATCACCTTCAAGCTCGACGGCCAGACGGTCTTCGTGGCGAGCAAGGAGACGGTCGAGGCGACCCGCGGGCCGTGGATCTTCGACCACCCGTTCTACATCATCCTCAACCTGGCCGTCGGCGGCGACTTCCCCGGACCGGTGGACGGCACCACCCCGTTCCCGTCCCGGATGCTCGTCGACTACGTACGCGTCTACCAGTAACCGTCTCTCGCTTCGGGGGCCGGTCACCCGGCCGGCCCCCGCGGGCGTCCCCTCGGCGCCCCGGCACTCCACCGCACGTACCCCCACCCGTGAGCCCAAGGAGTTTCCGTATGCACCGGAGATCCGCTCTCGTCACCCGGCCACGCCTGCGCCTGGTCCTGCTCTTCGCCGCCCTGGTCGCGCTTATGGGCAGCTACCTCACCGCCGCCGTGTCGAAGGCCGACGCCGCCGCCGAACCGGTCAGGGTGGCGGAGTTCCTCGCCGACTGCCCGTTCAGCCATCGCCTGCCCGACGACCCGATCGTCTTCCCCGGCCTGCCCGGCGCCTCGCACATGCACAGCTTCTTCGGCAGCGAGGTCACCAACGCCCACACCGAGCTGCCGGACCTGCTCAACGCGAACAGCAACTGCAATCCGGCGGTGGACAAGTCGTCGTACTGGGTGCCGACCCTGTACGTCAGTGACCAGACGGTCGAGCCCGAGATCACCACGTTCTACTACCTCGGCGAGGGCGTACGCGACGACGTGATCGCGCAGATCCAGCCGCTGCCGCTCGGGCTGCGGATCGTCGCCGGTAACGCCAGGGCGACCGCCCCGGACGATTCCACCAACTCCCGCTGGTCCTGCCTCCACCATGGCGAGGTCGGTGCGTCGAAGGACTTCGTGAACTGTCCCGCCGGGAGCATGATCGAGTCGTATCTCGACTTCCCGCAGTGCTGGAACGGGGTCGACCTCGACTCGCCCGACCACAAGAGCCACATGGCGTACCCGGTCAACGGTGGCTGCCCGAGCACCCATCCGGTTCCGGTCCCGAAGTTGCGCCAGGTCCTGCGGTACCCGGCCAATGGTGACCCGGCCCGGTTCCGGCTCGCCTCCGGAGC of the Micromonospora sp. NBC_01796 genome contains:
- a CDS encoding family 16 glycosylhydrolase is translated as MDRAPTAPSIGRRHGIATLTALVALLGGYLTVTPGAASAAEEGLLSYGKPAVASTDQSDVNCFECTPDKAFDLDPASRWATSSTTGWVDPGWIYVDLGATATVNQVVLQWDPAYAAAYQIQVSPDATTWTTIYSTTTGRGFKETINATGTGRYVRMYGTARSGPYGYSLYEFKVYGTGGNPTAPPAQPADPTFPATELVWSDEFNGAAGSKPDPAKWTIDPGTGQNNEVQYYTDNNNANMDGNGSLVLEARRETAGGRDYTSHRMNTGGKFTVQYGRVEARVKVPKGNGLWPAFWMMGADFLTGRPWPYNGEIDIMEVLGRNTLEGYSTLHAPQYNGGGGYGQKYPAPGGVDLADDFHIWSAEWDSRGITFKLDGQTVFVASKETVEATRGPWIFDHPFYIILNLAVGGDFPGPVDGTTPFPSRMLVDYVRVYQ
- a CDS encoding DUF1996 domain-containing protein — protein: MHRRSALVTRPRLRLVLLFAALVALMGSYLTAAVSKADAAAEPVRVAEFLADCPFSHRLPDDPIVFPGLPGASHMHSFFGSEVTNAHTELPDLLNANSNCNPAVDKSSYWVPTLYVSDQTVEPEITTFYYLGEGVRDDVIAQIQPLPLGLRIVAGNARATAPDDSTNSRWSCLHHGEVGASKDFVNCPAGSMIESYLDFPQCWNGVDLDSPDHKSHMAYPVNGGCPSTHPVPVPKLRQVLRYPANGDPARFRLASGAGYTMHGDFFNAWPEDEMARRVQDCIRPIIKCGADGRP